The Actinomycetota bacterium genome contains the following window.
CCCTCCGGAGATCTGCGATCATCTCCAGAACTTGCGGTGTCTTTATTCCCTGTGATAACGCTACCACAGATGCCTTTTGAATGGTTGTACCATCGGCTAAGGGATCCGAATAGGGAATCCCGATTTCGATGATGTCCCCCCACTCAGCCAACGCCTCTATAATCCTCTTGGACCCCTCCAAGGTGGGATAACCAGCCATCACATAGGGAATTAAAGCAGCTCTTCCTTCCCCTTTAAGTTTTTTAAATCTTTCTTCGATTCTACTCATGAGAA
Protein-coding sequences here:
- a CDS encoding tryptophan synthase subunit alpha; this encodes MSRIEERFKKLKGEGRAALIPYVMAGYPTLEGSKRIIEALAEWGDIIEIGIPYSDPLADGTTIQKASVVALSQGIKTPQVLEMIADLRR